The region TCACTAACACCTGAAATGTTGGATTCTTAAATGGCAAATAATCATGTGATGCAAAACCGCCTGTGCTAAACACAAAAAGAGCCGGCAATTGGCTCTCGTCTAAATCAGGTATAAAATTTGCATCAGGAAATACATTAAATCCAGAATCAGATAAATATTGAATTAAATCTGTTGATTCCATGGCATCACTCCATTCCAATGGCTGCTTTAAGCTCTTCAATAATCAGTGTTTCATTTGCCTTTATAGCATTTTCTAAATACTTTTTACCTGGAGTATATCCAGATAAATGACTAGGCAATTTTTTAGATTTGGACTTTATTTTTTCTCCTGGAGTCAGTTGAACGATTTCTCCATCTTTCGTTTTTCTGAATCCCTCGTGCTGGATAGTAGCGTATTCGTCAACTTCCGGGCTTGTTCCAAAATCGATGTACATTTCCCCAATGGTTTTTACCACTTCGCCAATAATTAATGCCGCTTCAAGGTCACCAGAATCAATTGGGGCAAGTTTCTTAGCATCAGCTATAATTTTTTCAGCTAGATTTTCCAAAGTTTCTTTAAGACGTTTGTCAACCTCTTGCTCATACCTGTCTAACTGGCTAATAATTGCCTCAATGCCCTCCATACTAAAGCTAAACATCTCACTAGCCATAGACGACCACCTTTTTCACTTCATCGGTACCCATTAACTTTTTAACCTCAATGTGCTTTACCTCAAATTTTAATGTTTCGTTCAATTCATTTGTGTACTCAAAATAATCATGCATACCAACTTTATACAAACCTTCAATGTGAATTTCAGCAACAGAAATAATTTCTTCAGATGAAAATGCTTTAACACCAACTTTATTTGTTGTACGAATGAGCTTTTGTTCCTCGATAACTTTAGCTGCTTTTTCGATAGGCTCAAGGTAGCCAGACACACGTCCCCAGCTATCTATATTCGCTTTGTAATGCTTAATTGTTGCATGATAGCCAAATAAACTCATAGAAGCATACCGCCCTCAAGAATGACAGTAGGCTCGGACTCTTCTTTCTCATGTAATGGAGTACCCAAGATTTGACGAACTTCAGGTGCTACAGCATCCCTGATTTTGTCACCATAGTCTACTCGTTCGCCGCCATCAGAAACAGACTTAACGCCATGCTTTTGGAACTTGAGAGCTGAATTCAGTCCTTCTACCTCCCAAATCGATTGAAGAGCAATATGTTCAACAGTCAGTTCAACGTCCTGATACCAACGGATTAGATTGCGTTCAGCTTGAATAATGGCCACTTCTTTTCGGTGTGACTTATCCCATTCGGTTGTGTCTAGGACGTTCGCCTGGATCCATTCCTCTACTTCAATAAAAGTAGGCATTTGCATCACCTACTTTAATTCTTCCAATGCTTTTTTTAAGTTCCTCGACTTCTTTTTCAGCATCTTCTACTGCTTTAACAGCTACTTCTGCTGCTTTCCATTCTTCGCTTTCTGGTTCTTTCCCATCAGCCTTCTTTGTTGCAGCATCAGCTTTTTTTCGTAAAGCAGTTACTTTCTTTTCTGCCTCTTTTAAAGATTTTTCGATATTTTTTAGCTCGTCATTTACAGATGATTCATCTATTTTCGCAACACCAAGCTTTAATAGACGTTCCCCGTCTTCTTTCTCGATATTTTTGATAGAATCCCCATCATCAAACCAATTTCCATTGTGTTTCACTTTGCCTAATGCAATTAAATCCACTAAAATCACCCTCTCATAATAAATAAAAGGGCATCAATAAAGATACCCTTTAAATTACTGTTGCAGAAACAACTGAGTCATTGAATCCAAAGCTTGGAAAAGCTAGGTTTACACCAATTGTTTCCACACGAATAGGATGCTCATTCACCTTACGGAATACATAGATTCCGTTTGAATCAGTCGCTTCAGCTTGGATGTCGCTCATCATTTCCTCAGTAGATTCCGCCCATAGATAATGACCAAGAGAACCATCTGGAAGCATAACAAAACGGTTTTGCGGTGCCATGCGCAGTGTAGTAAATGACAGTTTACCATTTGTTAATGCTTTATTTTCAACACGCCCTTGAGTATCATAGGCAACGAGTTTAGGTAATCCGAGAGATTCAAATAGAGAATCTAGTTGAGTTTTCGTTAATTGTGGCGGATTAGCTGAACCGGATGGATCTCCATGATAACCAATACGAATTTTTTTGTTTCGTAGTAAGTAATTGATAATTTGACGAGACGCAAGCGCACGAGTTAAGACAATACCTTTATCTGCAAAAGTGCCATGCCAAGTTTGAATATCGTCTAATGGATCAGAGTTTTCAATATCACTCCATAAATCTGTGCCACTTAATACAGGTTTTTGTTCATCCGTATAACCAAAGTTAACAGAAAGCTGTACTCCACCCTCTGAATAAGAAACACCACCTGTAAAAATGGACTGCATTGCAATCCACTCTTTACGAGCTTTAATACCATCTACAGCATAAGATGCATCGTCCAATTGAGTGCGGCGTATTTCGGCAACTTCATTGTTTCGTAATCCGTTTTGAAGCAATAGACGAACTAACTTTTCATCCATCGCACGTCCACGTTGAATTTTAGGAATCTCAATACGTTGACCTGTCATTCCTTCACGGCTACCGTATTCAACCTGTGTACCAAGTTCAGCAATTTGCGCCATAACTGGTAAACGGGAACCTTCTCGAACAACATCTACTGTCAATTCAGAAGTTTCACGAGAAGGGAAAAATAGTTCGTGTAAATAAGTGTTTGGTGTTGCTAAGTTTCGAGAGTAAACTAACAACTCTTCACCTGAAAGAGCTTGTTCTAATGTTAATAATCCTGGCATTTATATCATCCTTTCATTTTCTAATAATAGAAAAACCATTTTGTTATCCTCAACAAAATGGTTATGCGAATACAATATTAGGCATTTTTCCTTTAAGAGCTGCATCAACAGTCACTGGAATACGCTCAGAAATAACCTTTGCTACTTCATAGCCTGCTGCCACATGGTCACCATCTGTAACATCATAAGTATGTTTTAATAAAATTGATGGATTTTCACGACCATCCGTAGCATCCGCTTTATACGGTCCATACTTGCCATTTGCAAGTTTACCCATTGGCATCCCTTTTTTAATTATTTTCTTTCCATCAACTGCAGTAACGACTGAAGCATCAATGGTAATTCCATTGACCACCTCACGAACCACTTCATAGCTTGCTAGAATTTCATAATGATCTTGCACTTCAAATAATTCACGTGGTTGTAAACGCATGTATTATTCCTCCTTATGCCCAAGGATTGTGAGCAGTAGTTTGTGTTACGCCCCGACTTTGAGCCATTTTTTTAATATTTTCAAGAGTTTCTTTTTTCTTTTGTTGATTATTAGGGATATTAGCTCCAAATTGATTGTTATTTGCTAATTGTTTCAAAAGATGAGGTTTCTTTTCTTTTAACTTTTCTAAGGCTTCTTTAACCCCAACGATATTTCCTTTATCATCCTCTTTAACATCGGATAAATCAGCTAAGGCAAGCGCATCCTCCCAATCAGCGAATCCAAGTTCATTCGCCACTACCTTTACCTCGGCGTTAACAAGACGTTTAAAAGTCTTTTCTTGTTCTACTTTTAATTGTTCTTTTAGTTTGGCATCAACTAGCTCGTCAACATCAATAGGCTCATCCTTTTTAGGTGGATCCTTTGGGTCGCCTTTTTTGCCTAAAGCTTCCTGCATCTCTTCAATAGTTTCAAAACCAAGTGATTTTGCTAAGTCCATTTGAGCCTTTTTCTCAGCTCTTGATAATCTGTCTTGGACGATTTTATTCACATCATCTTGATTGAATTTCTTGCCATCACCTGAACCATCGCCAGACCCGGATCCTCCATCCCCGCCATCAGCAAAGAACTGAAGATTTAACGGCATTAATGATGGTGCTTCATTTTCCTCTTTCTTATTGGCAAAGAGTAGCCAGAATGAAACTATTAAACTACGAATATATTTGATGATTTTTTTCATAATTCCCTCCATTTTAAGCCTGTCGGCTATTAATTTCCGTATTGTTCTTTATAGCGCCTTCAACACGTAAAAAGGCAAAATAAAAAACACCCATATTCCTTTTATAATTAATTGAGTGCTTTAGCTTATTTACTATTCCAAACTATTTTATCTATTTCTTCTATTCCTACCGTTACTGTTTCACCTCCGTCAATTTCTACTAAATATCCTACTGAAGGAACTTTAAATACTTCTAATACTGTTCCTTCTTGACCATCCTTCAATTTAACAACATCAAATTGTTTTATTTCCATTCCTTATTTCCCCTTATTTGTCACATAAATAGTTGTTAATTTAGCCTCGTTTGTTTCTTTGTTGAACAACCACCCTGTAATAACATTTGCATTTTTACTATTAGGACCTGTTAGATTCATCAATACCTCATATGATTCTCCATACTTGCTAGAAGATTTATATTTCGCAGGGTATTTACCAAGATTATTCATTACATTATCAATTAAATCTTGATAATTTTCTACAGTATAGCCTAATGCTTTTTCAAATGCTATTGCCTTGTCTTTGCCTTTTGGATGTTCTTTGTTTAATGCATATTTTACTAGTTTATCGGAATGAATTGAACTGTTTTTAGGTGTTATTAAATCAAAATGTGGTTCATTTTTCTTTATTTCTTCACCAACTTTACGATAAGCATCTTGCAAATCCAAGTATGATTGCGTTTTTCTTGCTTTTAAACTAGCGAATGTTTTTAAATCAGGCGTATCATCTGGCAATCTAGCTTTATATTTCATCCATTGTTTACGTGTAGCATTGCGCCGAGATTGCTCACGCTGTAGCCTCTCGTATGCCTGGATATTGCTTTGTGTTCTATTATCTTTAAAGGGACGGTTTGACTTAGAAATCATACGAGATTTTTCGTCATCGCTATGATATTCTTCTACCCAAGCAGAAATAGAATGTACGCAATGGGAATGATAAGGTGGTTCCACATCAAGTTTAGGAAACCTATTATCCTTCCCGCTAATGGTGTAGACTCTCCCTTGATAAACTGCACAATGCTCACATGTAATGCCAACTTCATTAACATACACAAGGTCAATATTGTTGTCCTTTATCCTGTTAAGTGCTCCTTGCACATGAGCCTTTCTTTGATGATACTGGATAACACCACTCATATAAGCTTGAGCAGGCACTTTCCTGCCATCCTTAGTGATAATGCCGTAAATTTGGCTTTCTGTTAGCCACGCAATTGCATCTTTTGTCGCTTGCCTACGAGATACACCATCAATTAGCGAACGTTGATTTGCTTGCTTAACAACTTCCTCAATCCTTCGTTTAGCATCCATAGCCATGTTGTCATTGCATTCTAGGATAGAATAGAAGGTTTCATCCATCATAGCTTGTACTGCTTGTTGGTGGATGATTGGCTTCAAGCTAGTTACAAGCGCATCTGTCGCTAACCCTTGATTAATCAGTCCGCTAATTGCAGCATTTGAGCCTGCCTTGTAACTTTCCTCAAGGATACTTTTTGCTATAACTGATGATTCACCTGTTAACTCATTGATAATGCGCTCGATTTGGCGAAAGAGTTCCTCTTTTCTTCTTCTTGTAGGTGAGTTTTCTAATGATCTAATAAGTTCCAAGAGATTAAGACTAGCCTGCTCGTATGCCATTATAATCTTTTCTTCATTTGTCATTATTCATCACCCAAATTTACTTTTGGTGGCTGAATATAAGTCGGATTTAAAGAATCTCTAGCATTTTCATCTTGAATCTTTTCAAGTTCATCCATAATAGCTTCTTCTGACCAATCTGGGTGAATGTTACGAATTGTTGTTTCAAGCGATTGAACACCCTTTTCATACTTAGTTGATTCTTCAGTATCACGTTCTGAATCTGCTTTAGGCAGCATGTCGCCCCACTCAATAACAGGCTCTTTAACTTCGAATTGCGAGCTGCCTAAAGTGTTTTCTAGTATGATACATTTTCGAAAGGCATCCTTGATAAACACATCGAACTTATCTTTTATGGCCTCGGCTTTTATTACAGACTGAATCCATTCGTATAAAATAGCGATTGCCGAACGGCTGCCAGCATCCGTATTAACACCAGCTGCTTGTGCCGATGTTTTGCTAATCGATAACATGTAATCAATCAATCTTTTAACATGTTCAAATGATTGCTCTGTTTGAGCGTCCCAGGTGATATATTGTGGCGTGGCCCCGTTGTTCTCATCATAAGAAACCACCTCCAAATCGGCATTACGAACAAACCGTTGACCGTAAAATTTTTCATTCGTTTGTGCAACCGTATCCCAAAGTTTTCTAGGAATCGCTAATTTAGGCTTACCATGCTTCTCGAATACGATTGAATCTCTTGTAATGGTCCAGTTTATTTCATCCTGTATAGTGTCGATATTGCGCAACCCCGAACGGCCACGTGGCTCCAATAACGTTTCGTCATTTGGCAAGATGTCACACATTAGCTCATTTACACCATCTAACACTAGGTCATCCGGAATGACAATATCATATTGTTGAGCATATTCTTGGCTGTCAATTTGTTCTTTGACCTTTTCTCCTTCCATCAAAAATACCAATTGCTCAATTAACAATTGGTTGTTTTCTAAACGTTGGCGCTCGACTCGTAAATATTTTTCTTTGCCTCGGTCTTCAACCCAAGCTATATCGGCTCCCATTTCGTCTTCATGCTCAAAATACATATCGATTGGCTTGAACTCAAACCATGCACCTTTTTCTTGTGTCCACCTGCATCTGTAAGCTATAGCACCATCTACTTGATGCTGCACTACCGCAGGCCATATTTTACTTTGTATTTTTGATATTTTTTCTATTTGCTTTACATAATCAAGCAGCTGTTCATCTTTTTCGGTATCACCGGATATGTTGCCCAATGAACGATTGATTAAGTCGGCCGGCAATTCTGCCACAACAGAACTAAAGTTAACTACGACATAATGCGGCAATGTTACTTTCGGCTCTACATGTCCATAACGGAAATAGCGTCTTGGATGCTTTCTGTATTGAATTTTTGACCTGATGTCTGAATCGAATAATTGTTGCGCTCGTGGAAAAATATCCTCATGATTGCCATCGTATAGCGCTCGATAATAACGAATAGTTTCAATGAATTTGTTAAATGGTTCCGGTGGAAAGCTTTGATTAACATAGTTAATCGTCAAACGACTTCACCCCTTTCAAAAACAACAAAAAAACACCTTAATTGGTGTCTGCTGTTGAAAAATTAAGTTTGTTATCCTTTAATACTTGATATAAAACAATGCCGACACGATTTATTACATCTTCATCTTGTTCGATAAATCCAGCTTCATTAAAACAAGCATGTAATAGTTCATGTACAAAAGTTTGTTCTTTTTTGTCATTCGACAAACCATCTTTAAGTTTAATCAATGATTTATGATAGAGACATGTCCCCATTGTATTTGGGTCATCGTCTATTTCTTGTACACTTATCACTTGATAACCAACACCGGCCACAATTACTTTGTTTGGTATCATTTTATTCCTCCTTACCAACCAGTAGGCCTTTGGTTACTATATTTCATTTCAGGTCCCCTCAATGGCTCCGTAGAATATCTTAGGGCTGCCATAGCATCATCAAATACTTCTACTGGAACATCAAGATATAAACCTGTTTTTTTGTCTTTTTTCCATGACCACTGTTGAATTTCTTTAATTGTATTCACGCAATTGGGATGGATATATATTTTTCGTTGTTTCAAATAATCTATTTGTGCTTGAACACTACCCGGTTCCTTTACAACTGCCACTGCATAATATCCAGCATTACCCCACATTTGTATTCTGTCTGGCTCAGCTGAATCACAATACATCATTAAATATTTGTTTAATCCTCTTCTGTCAGCCAACTCAATAATTTCACTTGTATCCATCTCATGCACATATATTTCATCGCAAATATAAAAATCACCATCTTTAACACCAACAGTGAGGATTGCATTCGCATGGTTGAATCCAAAGTCTTGAGCATGGTGCATTGAATCAAACATAGCATACGAAATATCAAAATCTTTAACAATGAAATTTTTAAGGATTAAGCCGCCCGTTTCGCCCCAGTTTCCTAGACCATAAATTTCATAACCGTCTGGATCCTGCTTTTTCCTCAACATCATCCTTCGATGGTATGCATCATCAATAAAACGATTCTGTAAATAAGTTGAATGGTGAGTTAGAACATCAGGATTAACGATGTCAAAGTACTTTCTTTTAATCCAGTGAGTAGCTGACACCGGGTTAAAAGTAAAGGTGATTTGGTAATAAAGATTATGATTATCTAGAATACCACGCAAACGGTCATCCAGTATATCAACATCTGATTCTTGTAGCTCCGTTGCTTCTTCAATCCATATCCAAACTAATTTTCCGTGAGCAAAGTTAATCGATTTTAATTTTTCTCTGTCCCTTGCATCATTTACGCCACGAAAAATAACCTCGTTACCAGTAACGCGGCTTTTAAGTGATAAAGGCGATTGACGCATTTCCCAAAATTCTTCTGCCCTTTCACCGTATATTCTATTAATGGCACCAGTTAATTCAGCATAGGTACTATTTCTATTCGTTTCATTTACTTTCCGAACACATAAAAGATTAGCACCTTTGTATTTAGGATCACTTAGTTTTAGAATAAAGTCTTGCGCAATGTTTACTGACTTTCCAGAACCAGCACTTCCTCTTAATGCTCGATAACGGCAACGAGTTTGATTCACTTGTTTGAAATGCTTATTAAATGTGACTTTGATAACACTCATTCATCATCATCCCCATAATCGATTTCGATTTTAAGAGAAGTGTCTTCCTTGCCTTTACCAAGTGTTTTGACTTCTGCTTTTGTTTTCTCAATTGTTAATCTCATTTGCTCAATTTTAAGCCTTCGTTCATCCTCATCATGAGCTAGATCATTAAACTGCTTAATTAAGCTTCTTAGTTCACTCATTGCCCTTGACTGAGCATTAAGAAAAGTGGCATGCCGGTCCCAAGAAAATTGGAATTCGTATTCTCTTTCCGTTATCATCGGCTGCATGCCGTCTTTAGTAGGAACTATTTCAAACTTTTCTTTCTTGAGTTCCTTTATCATTTCTTCTTTATCTGTAACAAACATAATTGGTTGGGCCCGAATAATGGCAGCATACTGAATTTGTATTTGGTCCCAAACTAAATCTGCGGGAGTTCGCTCGTTCATTTGCTCCATGATTTCTAATGTTTCAGCTGGAAGGAACTTTGAAAAGAAACCATGTGTTACTGCGTTTTGATTCCCTTTAGGTGCTGCACCTCCTATATTGCCTTTAGCATTGATATTACCTTTAGGCGCACCACGTGTTTTTGTGTGCACACCTTTTTCTTTTGTATGCACACTATCACGGGACCACTTGTAACGAGTTTTCCATGACTTTACAGTGTTTAAAGTGACATCATATTTTTCAGCGATGTCCTTGTACTTCATGCCTTTAACATAATCTTTTTCAGCTAATACGTATTTCTCGGCCATTTACATCACCTGCCACCCCCGCTATTTTATGTTTGTTTTGGACAAAAGAAAAAGCACCTCAAAGGATGCTAATGATATGATCAATTATTTTTATCATTATCAACTAATTCACTCCATAATATCGGTGCTGTTATTAAAGGGGAACCAACAATCTTATCTGATATAAAACTAATTATTAAAGAAGATTGAGTTATTAAAGGTCTAGCAAAAACATCTTTTATATTTTGTTCAATTAGCTTATCCAAGTCCAACTCAGAGTCGGAAGTGATTTCGAATTTTCCTCTAACGTCTAACTTAATCATCATCGTATCACTTAGTTCTATTTCAGACACATTTTTTAATTCAACAATTTTGTTTTCCGTATCAATTCTAACAACTTCAACACCATTATTAAAAAGTTCAGCTTGCTCTTCGATCTTAACATTAGAGTAATTTTTAGCAATTAACTCCTGAACAAAAATATCTATTACTTCTATTCCAACCTTTTTTGAGTTACTCATTATTTATGACACCCCACATTTCTTTTCCAAGACTTTTTGGGTTCCATCTATTATGCGTATTAACTCCAGACCATTGTTCACTTAAAACATCTTCTAAATCTTTAGATGCCTTCCTTACTCTTTTATGGCTTTCCATATTAATGTTAATTGTAGGCGCTAACTCATTAAGTGACTTTTTAATAATAGTTAAAAGTTCATGTTGTCCATAATTAAAAGAAAGTAAGTATAATATGTATTGGTTTAAACTAACACCTTCTTCTTTGGCTTGATTAGAGAGATTACGATGCATATTTTTCGGAAGTCTTAAAGTCAGTTTCCCACTAAAATCTTCAGTTTTCTCGCATTTTGGTAATGGTATTTGAATTTTTCTATTCAATGCGGTCTCAATCCAAATCTCTTTAGCATATTCAAGGTTTTCTAACGCTTCTTTTTTTGACGAACCATCTGCTATGCATCCATTTAAATCTGGATGTTCCGCAACCCAACCACCACCAGCATCTTTAGGTATAGATTTCAAAACAATTGGATAATCGATTTCCATATAATATTTTAAATTACTACTCAATTTAATTACTCTCCTTCTTCAAAAGTTTCTATAAGAGTTATTATTCTTTCTACATAAAGTCTTTTTAACCTATTATTATGTACTGGAGCTACAATCATTGTATTATCCTTATCTTCAGGATGATACACAATGAAATGACTACCTCCCCTTGGATTATCTACAATTAAATTATAATACTCAATAATAGTTCTAAATTGATCCCACTTTACATCAACTGGATTATTAGCAAATTTTTGTAATCGTTTACTTATTCTTGACAAAATGCTCCTCTCCTACCTAACCATATGTAATACCAATTAAAATTATTACACGCACCATATATGATACCACTTTATATCAATTTTTAATCAATTGTCAATAATAATCTAATCACTACTTATTTACTAATACAGACTTCGTACGTCAAACCGTACGTCATGAAACTCTTTGTTCTACTTTTTTTCTTGCCCGCTCGATGTACTGCTGCACCGTTCTCTTTTTTAATCCAACCATATCAGCTATTTGAGACATGCTTAATCCTTGAGCTGTATGAAGAATATAACATTGTCGTTCTCTTAAAGAAAATGAAGATATTATATTCAGTAAAATCTTTTTTTGAGATTCTGTTAAATATAATTGGTTTTCACCAGTATCAAGTTGATCCCGTATATCAGGAATAATATCCATGCTTTCAAGAGAGTGTCTTTGGTAAATTGACTTTTTATCAATACCTCTTAATAAGCCTGGCTGCCTTCCTGTTTCTAACCACTCAATAACAAAATCCATATCGCCAATCATATTGCTGATAATCTTACTATCATCACAATCTGCGGCTAAATCCATATCTAAACTATTTTTTAGTTTATTTAGTTTTCTTTTACCATCAGAATATTCTTGAATAAGCCTGTCAGCCCAATTTGGCATATAAATCACTCCTTATCTTTGTCTCCAAGCTCCCTTGTGCTTTGAATATATCGGTCTATTTACGCCCATAATGTCTTTCCATTCACGTTCAGTTAAATGCTCTTCTTGAGCCTTCTGTGGCTTTTTGTGACTTTTCTTTTTATTCTTAGTTGCTAATTCTGGATGCTGTTTTGTTAAATCCTTTAATTGGTCTTTAATTGTTGGATTAATTAATCTCAACTCCCTTGGTTGCAAAAATAGGTATAAATTTGTAGATTGGTTGCAACGATAGATTCAGTTGCCAAAATGTTCATTTTTCGGTAATTTAGTTGCCTAGAGTAAAAATAAAAAAAGGACACCAATCACAAAGCCAGACAAATAGCTTGTCCGAGCTTTAGATCAGTGTCCTCCAGATGGCTGGTAGGCTACTCTTTTAAGTCCCCTAGGACTATATCGATAAATTCAAGTAATAATTCATGTCTCCTTTTTTCTTTTGTCAATTCATAATACATTATGATAAATGATATTAAAACAAACGTTATTATACTAAAGATAGAAATTACCAATCCTAAATCATTAACAGCAATATCAAGTTTACTTCTTAAATATAAATTCATTCCAGATATAAATATTGAAATAACTATCCCAAATAAGATCTTTACTATATCATTATTATTTTTACATTTTATAACCGCTTGTATAATCTGCAATTCTCTTTTTCTGTCTTTATATTTTGCTTTTATAGCTTCGATAACCTTATTTAGGTTATTTGATTGCTCGTTTTCTAATTTCAATCCTTTCAATAAATCGTTAATTTCTTCTAAAGATAAATTATCAATGTGTTCTAACCATTCCATCATGTTAACTACTTTATTTTGATGAAAGTAGAAAATTGAAAATAGTTTTGATTCCTTTTTATTTAAGAATTTAATATACAAATGCATTAAATTTAATCCAATTATCAAGAACATAATATACGTTATTATTTGAAAAAATATTAAAAGATTTTTCTGTATATAAGCTTGAAAAACAAAAATAAGTAATACAAAAATAAAATAAAATAAAACAGAAAATATATATTTATATAATGGTTTCAAAACTCTTCCCCCTCATCAAACTTCACCCGTTTGACTTTTCCCTGGTGTGTAACGATCTTTGTTTCCCCATGAGGTGGCAACTCGGTTAATCTCGCCTTTCCATCACACACCACAATAGCAAAGCTCCCTTTTTGTTCCATTATATCAATTTCTAGTTTCATAGTACTAGGATTTATATCAATATCTTGTAATCTCATAAAAGGTTCCCCCCTGTATGTTATTATTAAATGGGCTTGCACAGAAGAAATCTTGGCCTTTTTTTATTTTATATTTACACGTATAATAATACGTGTTATAATAAAAATATAGAAAGGAGGTAACAATGAAGTCATATTCTTCAAGAGAAATAATTAAACTATTAGAAGATGATGGTTGGTACAAAGTCCATACTGTTGGAGACCATCACCAATTTAAACATCCGACAAAGAAAGGAAAAGTAACTGTTACCCATCCTAAGAAAGATATTCCGATTAAAAACCTTAAAAGTATTGAAAAGCAATCAGGGATTAAGCTTTAATCCCCTTTGCTTGCTCTTTTTATAAACGTAAATTAAATAAAAATAAGGAGGATTACCATTGAAAAAAGACCGTTATATTTATCCTGCCATTTTTGATTATGCCGAAGATGGGATTTCAATTGAATTTCCTGATTTACCGGGCTGCTTACCTTGCGCTGTTTCAACAGAAGAAGCCTTTAAAAACGCTAAGGAAGCCATGGCGTTGCATCTATATGGTATGGAATTAGATAACGACTCAATTCCTGAGCCAAGCGATATAAATAAAATAATTAAAAACGAAAATCAAGCCGTTGTATTAGTAGAAGTTTGGATGCCGCCATATCGTAGTGAAATTGAAAATAAAGCTGTAAAAAAGACATTAACAATACCTAAATGGCTTGATGATTTAGCACAAGATCATAACGTTAATTTCTCGCATATTTTACAAGACGCATTAAAACAATATCTTGGTGTTTCCGAAAAACGTCCATCATAGGACGTTTTTCTTTTAGAAGGGAAACTAAAAAATTACTTAGTAATTGCGTTATACGGTTGAAAAATAAAATATATATGAATTTGTTCACTATGTTAAAAAAGGATTACTGGATTGAAGACTACTAAATACA is a window of Bacillus sp. (in: firmicutes) DNA encoding:
- a CDS encoding PBSX family phage terminase large subunit gives rise to the protein MSVIKVTFNKHFKQVNQTRCRYRALRGSAGSGKSVNIAQDFILKLSDPKYKGANLLCVRKVNETNRNSTYAELTGAINRIYGERAEEFWEMRQSPLSLKSRVTGNEVIFRGVNDARDREKLKSINFAHGKLVWIWIEEATELQESDVDILDDRLRGILDNHNLYYQITFTFNPVSATHWIKRKYFDIVNPDVLTHHSTYLQNRFIDDAYHRRMMLRKKQDPDGYEIYGLGNWGETGGLILKNFIVKDFDISYAMFDSMHHAQDFGFNHANAILTVGVKDGDFYICDEIYVHEMDTSEIIELADRRGLNKYLMMYCDSAEPDRIQMWGNAGYYAVAVVKEPGSVQAQIDYLKQRKIYIHPNCVNTIKEIQQWSWKKDKKTGLYLDVPVEVFDDAMAALRYSTEPLRGPEMKYSNQRPTGW
- a CDS encoding type II toxin-antitoxin system HicB family antitoxin, giving the protein MEIDYPIVLKSIPKDAGGGWVAEHPDLNGCIADGSSKKEALENLEYAKEIWIETALNRKIQIPLPKCEKTEDFSGKLTLRLPKNMHRNLSNQAKEEGVSLNQYILYLLSFNYGQHELLTIIKKSLNELAPTININMESHKRVRKASKDLEDVLSEQWSGVNTHNRWNPKSLGKEMWGVINNE
- a CDS encoding sigma-70 family RNA polymerase sigma factor; the protein is MPNWADRLIQEYSDGKRKLNKLKNSLDMDLAADCDDSKIISNMIGDMDFVIEWLETGRQPGLLRGIDKKSIYQRHSLESMDIIPDIRDQLDTGENQLYLTESQKKILLNIISSFSLRERQCYILHTAQGLSMSQIADMVGLKKRTVQQYIERARKKVEQRVS
- a CDS encoding addiction module toxin, HicA family; the encoded protein is MKSYSSREIIKLLEDDGWYKVHTVGDHHQFKHPTKKGKVTVTHPKKDIPIKNLKSIEKQSGIKL
- a CDS encoding type II toxin-antitoxin system HicB family antitoxin, whose product is MKKDRYIYPAIFDYAEDGISIEFPDLPGCLPCAVSTEEAFKNAKEAMALHLYGMELDNDSIPEPSDINKIIKNENQAVVLVEVWMPPYRSEIENKAVKKTLTIPKWLDDLAQDHNVNFSHILQDALKQYLGVSEKRPS